In a single window of the Agromyces sp. H17E-10 genome:
- a CDS encoding flavin-containing monooxygenase, which translates to MSISTLDLAIIGAGAAGLYCAHFASGRTSAYEVFDEHDRVGDSWRERYRSLRLFTPRRWTSLPGLRIDIGRFAYPTATQLADYLERYAAAFAMPVRTGTRVERLSREPDGRFRLDLSTGDETFAERVVVTAGAHRRPVTPEMAGRLDPRIRQLHSLDYRGPEDLAPGPVLVVGAANSGTDVALEAAASGHDTVLAGRHPGQVPAHIDNPIGNLMSEIFIRRLRNTTIDTERGRRWLEEHRGHGVNLVRNHVADLVRAGARQVGRVVGERGGKPVLDDGEVLDAATVVWCTGSVPDHAWIDIPAAFAPDGVVQHRRGLVDAVPGLAFVGLPFLYSVASPTLMGMGRDAEHVVTQLLAQRPALTAV; encoded by the coding sequence ATGTCGATCTCGACCCTGGACCTGGCGATCATCGGAGCGGGCGCCGCCGGTCTGTACTGCGCGCACTTCGCCTCGGGGCGCACGAGCGCCTACGAGGTCTTCGACGAGCACGACCGCGTAGGCGACTCGTGGCGGGAGCGGTACCGCTCGCTGCGGCTGTTCACCCCACGGCGCTGGACGAGCCTGCCGGGGCTCCGCATCGACATCGGGCGATTCGCGTATCCGACGGCGACCCAGCTCGCCGACTACCTCGAGCGGTACGCCGCCGCCTTCGCGATGCCCGTCCGCACCGGCACCCGCGTCGAGCGCCTCTCGCGAGAGCCCGACGGGCGCTTCCGGCTCGACCTGTCGACCGGCGACGAGACGTTCGCCGAACGGGTCGTCGTGACCGCGGGCGCGCACCGCCGCCCGGTCACCCCCGAGATGGCCGGACGGCTCGACCCCCGCATCCGGCAGCTGCACTCGCTCGACTACCGCGGCCCGGAGGACCTCGCCCCGGGCCCCGTGCTCGTCGTCGGCGCGGCCAACTCGGGCACCGACGTCGCGCTCGAGGCCGCGGCATCCGGGCACGACACGGTGCTGGCCGGCCGTCACCCGGGGCAGGTCCCAGCGCACATCGACAACCCGATCGGCAATCTCATGTCGGAGATCTTCATCCGCCGGTTGCGCAACACCACCATCGACACCGAACGCGGTCGCCGCTGGCTCGAGGAGCACCGCGGCCACGGCGTGAACCTCGTGCGCAACCACGTGGCCGACCTCGTGCGGGCCGGCGCACGACAGGTCGGTCGGGTCGTCGGCGAACGCGGCGGCAAGCCCGTGCTCGATGACGGTGAGGTGTTGGATGCGGCCACCGTCGTCTGGTGCACGGGCTCGGTGCCGGACCACGCGTGGATCGACATCCCCGCGGCGTTCGCGCCCGACGGCGTCGTGCAGCACCGGCGCGGGCTCGTCGACGCGGTGCCGGGACTCGCGTTCGTCGGGCTGCCGTTCCTCTACTCGGTCGCGTCGCCCACGCTCATGGGCATGGGCAGGGACGCCGAGCACGTCGTCACGCAGCTGCTCGCGCAGCGGCCGGCGCTGACGGCCGTGTGA
- a CDS encoding helix-turn-helix domain-containing protein — MPSTPEHPRPPARHRSPVEAFEDTRAVVELLARHRLVAAPHVAARLGLALGGDADAIIEVAGLLRESQRLGHAVLPDPLPSVPAIEVAMASGGARLAAWERNLLIVAAVCVDDRIDVLLAASGRPMAELIDGEVSRHLLLVAGHFAFADPRMRVWVHGAATLAERTAAHAALAEACTVLGDERQAVWHRSLATLEGSRELVAPLLEIAESADAAGESEWAHAVAREAASHAYGAEAVTAWSLAGRAALHGGHVDDARTWLDRVLEHGDETARTAVLADYLTARAGLEGDVPEVELDDRLAALAGATTPSSPSGDAALHRLRLHLARALATAAGLLAERGAMAAARHRLDQARAITDAWGLDRASLESGTAWCALFGLETDAAAGPDGGPLAASTGAIKVIGGARAVAAALERGLAGDPAGAVRWLGAVREVPGDPTLTREDRSPLMRAARAVTTSLLELWSGDVRRAAQALARGAADLPVALPLSGLGAALARRIDIIATGEVSAFARAIEAARPPTAGAVRSEELIDRAITAHLAGARSEASALVALAAEFDRGCGGLHVPGLDAAVDWSPSDARDARDTFDACDRSGAEFAPVRRPPDAVLASELRRRMRSTDRQRFDADYLAAVEGGRAIASAYERARTELMLARACREAGAPDRAARHLLAAEHLFGDAGADAWLAAVADERRLLEATATATATAHASATASVGVGGRPSHGEFTALAVSPVDRAAPAPAAAHPSGVDDPLAACRAAWADVLTERELEVAMLVVEGASNRDAAGRLYVSVRTVEVHVGRVFQKLDVHSRVELAVLAHRMAHAAQALR, encoded by the coding sequence ATGCCGAGCACACCCGAGCACCCCCGACCGCCCGCACGGCACCGCTCGCCCGTCGAGGCCTTCGAAGACACCCGCGCGGTCGTCGAACTGCTCGCGCGGCACCGCCTCGTCGCGGCCCCGCACGTCGCGGCCCGGCTCGGGCTCGCGCTCGGCGGCGACGCCGACGCCATCATCGAGGTCGCGGGGCTCCTGCGCGAGTCCCAGCGCCTCGGCCATGCCGTGCTGCCCGATCCGCTGCCCTCGGTGCCCGCGATCGAGGTCGCGATGGCCTCCGGCGGCGCACGGCTGGCCGCTTGGGAGCGCAACCTGCTCATCGTCGCCGCGGTCTGCGTCGACGACCGCATCGACGTGCTGCTCGCCGCATCGGGCCGGCCGATGGCCGAACTCATCGACGGCGAGGTCAGCCGCCACCTGCTGCTCGTGGCCGGCCACTTCGCGTTCGCCGATCCGCGCATGCGGGTGTGGGTACATGGCGCAGCGACCCTCGCCGAACGCACGGCGGCGCATGCCGCACTCGCCGAGGCGTGCACCGTGCTCGGCGATGAGCGCCAGGCCGTCTGGCATCGTTCGCTCGCGACCCTCGAGGGGTCGCGCGAGCTCGTCGCTCCGCTGCTCGAGATCGCGGAGTCGGCCGATGCCGCGGGCGAGTCGGAATGGGCGCACGCCGTCGCCCGCGAGGCGGCGAGCCACGCGTACGGCGCCGAAGCCGTCACGGCCTGGAGCCTCGCCGGCCGCGCCGCCCTGCACGGCGGACACGTCGACGATGCGCGCACCTGGCTCGACCGCGTGCTCGAGCACGGTGACGAGACGGCGCGCACGGCGGTGCTGGCCGACTACCTCACGGCGCGCGCGGGACTCGAGGGCGACGTCCCCGAGGTCGAGCTCGACGACCGGCTCGCGGCGCTCGCGGGCGCGACCACGCCGTCGAGCCCGTCCGGTGACGCTGCACTGCATCGCCTCCGGCTGCACCTCGCCCGCGCGCTCGCGACGGCGGCCGGGCTCCTCGCCGAGCGGGGCGCCATGGCGGCCGCGCGGCATCGTCTCGACCAGGCCCGTGCCATCACCGACGCCTGGGGCCTCGACCGCGCGTCGCTCGAGTCGGGCACCGCGTGGTGCGCCCTCTTCGGCCTCGAGACGGATGCCGCGGCCGGTCCCGACGGCGGGCCCCTGGCGGCATCGACCGGGGCGATCAAGGTCATCGGCGGGGCGCGCGCCGTCGCCGCGGCGCTCGAACGGGGTCTCGCCGGCGACCCCGCTGGCGCCGTGCGCTGGCTCGGCGCCGTTCGCGAGGTGCCGGGAGACCCGACCCTCACGCGCGAGGACCGCTCCCCGCTCATGCGCGCGGCGCGCGCCGTCACGACGAGCCTGCTGGAGCTGTGGTCGGGCGACGTACGCCGTGCGGCGCAGGCGCTCGCGCGCGGTGCCGCCGACCTGCCGGTCGCGCTGCCGCTCAGCGGGCTCGGCGCAGCGCTCGCCCGACGCATCGACATCATCGCGACGGGGGAGGTGTCGGCATTCGCCCGGGCGATCGAGGCGGCCCGGCCGCCCACGGCGGGCGCCGTGCGCTCCGAGGAGCTCATCGATCGTGCGATCACGGCCCACCTCGCCGGAGCCCGGAGCGAGGCGTCCGCGCTCGTGGCGCTCGCCGCGGAGTTCGACCGGGGCTGCGGCGGCCTGCACGTGCCCGGCCTCGATGCGGCGGTCGACTGGAGTCCGAGCGACGCCCGCGACGCCCGCGACACCTTCGACGCCTGCGACCGCTCCGGTGCCGAGTTCGCCCCCGTGCGGCGACCGCCCGACGCGGTGCTCGCGAGCGAACTCCGGCGGCGCATGCGCAGCACCGACCGGCAGCGATTCGACGCCGACTACCTCGCCGCGGTCGAGGGCGGCCGGGCGATCGCCTCGGCGTACGAACGCGCCCGCACCGAGCTCATGCTCGCCCGTGCCTGCCGCGAAGCGGGGGCCCCCGATCGCGCCGCGCGGCACCTGCTCGCGGCCGAACACCTCTTCGGCGACGCCGGCGCCGACGCCTGGCTCGCCGCGGTCGCCGACGAGCGTCGCCTGCTCGAGGCGACCGCGACCGCGACCGCGACGGCGCACGCGTCCGCGACCGCATCGGTCGGCGTCGGCGGGCGTCCGTCGCACGGGGAGTTCACGGCGCTCGCCGTCTCCCCGGTCGACCGCGCCGCGCCGGCCCCCGCCGCCGCGCATCCGTCCGGAGTCGACGACCCGCTCGCCGCGTGCCGCGCCGCGTGGGCCGACGTGCTCACGGAGCGAGAGCTCGAGGTCGCCATGCTCGTCGTCGAGGGCGCGTCGAACCGCGACGCGGCGGGCCGCCTCTACGTGTCGGTGCGCACGGTCGAGGTGCACGTCGGGCGCGTCTTCCAGAAGCTCGACGTGCACTCGCGGGTCGAGCTCGCGGTCCTCGCGCACCGCATGGCGCACGCCGCGCAGGCCCTGCGCTGA
- the pstB gene encoding phosphate ABC transporter ATP-binding protein PstB, translating to MSKRIEVEDLNVYYGNFRAVEGITLEIEPRTVTAFIGPSGCGKSTFLRTLNRMHEVIPGARVEGKVLVDGNDLYGPGVDPVLVRRQVGMVFQRPNPFPTMSIKENVLAGVRLNNTRIARSDADDLVERSLRGANLWNEVKDRLDKPGSGLSGGQQQRLCIARAIAVSPEVILMDEPCSALDPISTLAIEDLIEELKQQYTIVIVTHNMQQASRVSDKTAFFNIAGTGQPGKLIEYSDTTTIFSNPQVQATEDYVSGRFG from the coding sequence GTGTCCAAGCGCATCGAGGTCGAGGACCTCAACGTCTACTACGGCAACTTCCGCGCCGTCGAGGGCATCACGCTCGAGATCGAGCCCCGCACGGTGACGGCGTTCATCGGCCCGTCGGGCTGCGGCAAGTCGACGTTCCTCCGCACCCTGAACCGCATGCACGAGGTGATCCCCGGCGCGCGCGTCGAGGGCAAGGTGCTCGTCGACGGCAACGACCTCTACGGCCCCGGCGTCGACCCGGTGCTCGTGCGGCGACAGGTCGGCATGGTCTTCCAGCGCCCGAACCCGTTCCCGACGATGTCGATCAAGGAGAACGTGCTCGCCGGCGTGCGGCTCAACAACACCCGCATCGCGAGGTCCGACGCCGACGATCTCGTCGAGCGGTCGCTGCGCGGCGCGAACCTCTGGAACGAGGTGAAGGACCGCCTCGACAAGCCCGGCTCGGGGCTCTCGGGCGGCCAGCAGCAGCGTCTCTGCATCGCCCGCGCGATCGCGGTCTCGCCCGAGGTGATCCTCATGGACGAGCCGTGCTCGGCGCTCGACCCGATCTCGACGCTCGCGATCGAGGACCTCATCGAGGAGCTCAAGCAGCAGTACACGATCGTGATCGTGACCCACAACATGCAGCAGGCGTCGCGGGTGAGCGACAAGACCGCGTTCTTCAACATCGCGGGCACGGGCCAGCCGGGCAAGCTCATCGAGTACTCCGACACCACGACGATCTTCTCGAACCCCCAGGTGCAGGCCACCGAGGACTACGTGTCGGGCCGGTTCGGCTGA
- a CDS encoding helix-turn-helix domain-containing protein encodes MTIRDAPVVDWTGRFDGFAAAEASLDAGELDEFGQAAWFVGRDEVSERAWERAHLRYLDDGDLAAAVRCAFWLGFTLGEHGQFVKANTWMARLFELCARGAGDPRIEAFEAVLRAHATFAEGRVAASEPLYRHAAELADAAGDGDLDTLATMGRGRALMVLGRFEEGVAALDRVMLLIGTGRVSDRAAGPAYCAVIASLLARGDLERARTWTRELGDWCDAQRGLEPFRGECTLHRATVMQIGGEWDAAARAADHVRATETRTDTLANAWYRLAELRRVTGRVAEAGDAYREAARLGREVHPGLALLHRDAGELDTAWRGLERARSAVNDPATRAELLAASVDVAIDRQRIDDAEAAAAELATWADAFGDVVYLRALSARAAGEVAVAQGRAAEAASRLRTAWMLWRRLDAPYDAALTRVLIGCAARRAGDEEGAQLEFDAARSVLEALGAVPDLARLERVAAPSGPDGPAAGLSRREREVLGLVARGWSNRQIAEQLFLSERTVARHVGSILAKLGVPSRSAATAYAYANGLAPSA; translated from the coding sequence ATGACGATCAGGGATGCCCCGGTCGTCGACTGGACCGGCAGATTCGACGGATTCGCCGCCGCCGAGGCGAGCCTCGACGCGGGCGAACTCGACGAGTTCGGCCAGGCGGCGTGGTTCGTCGGCCGCGACGAGGTGTCGGAGCGGGCCTGGGAGCGGGCGCACCTGCGCTACCTCGACGACGGCGATCTGGCCGCCGCGGTGCGCTGCGCGTTCTGGCTCGGCTTCACCCTGGGCGAGCACGGCCAGTTCGTCAAGGCGAACACGTGGATGGCGCGGCTCTTCGAGCTCTGCGCGCGCGGCGCGGGCGACCCGCGCATCGAGGCGTTCGAGGCCGTGCTGCGCGCGCACGCGACCTTCGCGGAGGGCCGGGTGGCCGCCTCCGAGCCCCTGTACCGTCATGCGGCCGAGCTGGCCGACGCCGCGGGTGACGGCGACCTCGACACGCTCGCGACGATGGGGCGAGGCCGCGCCCTCATGGTGCTCGGGCGCTTCGAGGAGGGCGTCGCCGCCCTCGACCGGGTGATGCTCCTCATCGGCACCGGGCGCGTCAGCGACCGGGCCGCCGGCCCCGCGTACTGCGCCGTCATCGCGAGCCTGCTCGCGCGGGGCGACCTCGAGCGCGCCCGCACGTGGACGCGCGAGCTCGGCGACTGGTGCGACGCCCAGCGGGGGCTCGAGCCGTTCCGCGGCGAGTGCACCCTGCACCGGGCGACCGTGATGCAGATCGGGGGAGAGTGGGACGCGGCCGCACGCGCCGCCGACCACGTGCGCGCCACCGAGACGCGCACCGACACGCTCGCCAACGCCTGGTACCGCCTCGCCGAGCTGCGCCGGGTGACCGGGAGGGTTGCCGAGGCGGGCGACGCGTACCGCGAGGCGGCGCGGCTCGGGCGAGAGGTGCACCCGGGCCTGGCGCTCCTGCACCGCGACGCCGGCGAGCTCGACACGGCCTGGCGCGGACTCGAACGCGCCCGCTCGGCCGTGAACGACCCCGCGACGCGGGCCGAGCTGCTCGCCGCATCGGTGGATGTCGCGATCGACCGACAGCGGATCGACGACGCCGAGGCCGCCGCCGCGGAGCTCGCGACCTGGGCGGACGCGTTCGGCGACGTGGTGTACCTGCGGGCACTCTCCGCGCGCGCGGCCGGCGAGGTCGCCGTCGCGCAGGGGCGTGCTGCGGAGGCCGCCTCGCGCCTCCGCACCGCGTGGATGCTGTGGCGACGGCTCGACGCCCCGTACGACGCGGCCCTCACCCGGGTGCTGATCGGTTGCGCCGCCCGACGGGCCGGCGACGAAGAGGGCGCGCAGCTCGAGTTCGACGCGGCCCGCAGCGTCCTCGAGGCGCTGGGCGCCGTACCCGACCTCGCGCGCCTCGAGCGGGTGGCGGCGCCATCGGGACCCGACGGTCCCGCCGCCGGGCTCAGCCGCCGCGAGCGGGAGGTGCTCGGACTCGTCGCCCGGGGCTGGTCGAACCGCCAGATCGCCGAGCAGCTGTTCCTCAGCGAGCGGACGGTGGCGCGACACGTCGGCAGCATCCTCGCCAAGCTCGGCGTGCCCAGCCGCTCGGCGGCGACCGCCTACGCCTACGCGAACGGGCTCGCACCGTCGGCGTGA
- a CDS encoding glycosyl hydrolase family 18 protein — protein MENQRTSRRGLRSALATLATGAMIAGLAAVGSAPAIAAESPATAPSAVNGYRNVGYFAQWGVYGRAFQVKQLETSGAADDLTHINYAFGNIHYQDLTCFIANKAQGTGPTGSDGAGDAWADFGMGYTAANSVAGVADTWDQKLAGSFNQLKQLKQKHPKLKVMLSIGGWTWSKNFSKAAATDASRKKFVKSCVDLYLRGNLPVIDGRGGTGAAAGVFDGIDIDWEWPGSQNGEVGNYVDEVNDKANFTLLLKEFRTQLDALTAENGHPYQLSAFLPANPSDIAAGGWNNPENFRYLDYGNVQGYDLHGAWDPTLTGHQANLFDDPADTRPAAKKFSVDKAVKEYLKTGISPKQLGIGLAAYGRGWQGATSVNAWGPATGAAPGTWEKGNEDYDKLKTLGTDHYDAAIGAAWRYDGNQWWSYDNAQSTTRKSQYIADLGLGGGMWWELDGDRQGQLIGTLADKLRAATAGPASDPVYTPGTGGGTDPGTGGGTDPGTGGGTGDCTAPAWSATAVYTGGQKVSYDGKEYSAKWWTQGNQPGTNDVWALAGTCTTGGGTDPGTGGGTDPGTGGVAAWSATTAYVAGSVVSYGGATYKAKWWTQGDTPGAAQWGPWEKQ, from the coding sequence ATGGAGAATCAGAGAACCTCGCGACGTGGCCTGCGTTCTGCGCTCGCCACCCTCGCGACCGGCGCCATGATCGCCGGACTCGCCGCGGTCGGATCCGCGCCGGCGATCGCCGCCGAGTCGCCCGCGACCGCGCCGAGCGCCGTCAACGGCTACCGCAACGTCGGCTACTTCGCCCAGTGGGGCGTGTACGGCCGGGCGTTCCAGGTCAAGCAGCTCGAGACCTCGGGCGCGGCCGACGACCTCACCCACATCAACTACGCGTTCGGCAACATCCACTACCAGGACCTCACCTGCTTCATCGCGAACAAGGCGCAGGGCACCGGTCCCACGGGCTCCGACGGCGCGGGCGACGCGTGGGCCGACTTCGGCATGGGCTACACGGCCGCGAACTCGGTCGCGGGCGTCGCCGACACCTGGGACCAGAAGCTCGCGGGCTCGTTCAACCAGCTCAAGCAGCTCAAGCAGAAGCATCCGAAGCTCAAGGTCATGCTGTCGATCGGCGGCTGGACCTGGTCGAAGAACTTCTCGAAGGCGGCCGCGACCGACGCGTCGCGCAAGAAGTTCGTGAAGAGCTGCGTCGACCTCTACCTGCGCGGCAACCTGCCCGTCATCGACGGGCGCGGCGGCACGGGCGCGGCTGCGGGCGTCTTCGACGGCATCGACATCGACTGGGAGTGGCCGGGCTCGCAGAACGGCGAGGTCGGCAATTACGTCGACGAGGTCAACGACAAGGCGAACTTCACGCTGCTCCTCAAGGAGTTCCGTACCCAGCTCGACGCGCTGACGGCTGAGAACGGGCACCCGTACCAGCTCTCGGCGTTCCTGCCGGCGAACCCGTCCGACATCGCGGCGGGCGGCTGGAACAACCCCGAGAACTTCCGCTACCTCGACTACGGCAACGTGCAGGGCTACGACCTGCACGGCGCGTGGGACCCGACCCTCACCGGTCACCAGGCGAACCTCTTCGACGACCCGGCCGACACCCGGCCGGCGGCGAAGAAGTTCAGCGTCGACAAGGCCGTCAAGGAGTACCTGAAGACCGGCATCTCGCCGAAGCAGCTCGGCATCGGCCTCGCCGCCTACGGGCGCGGCTGGCAGGGCGCCACCTCGGTGAACGCGTGGGGTCCGGCGACGGGCGCGGCCCCCGGTACGTGGGAGAAGGGCAACGAGGACTACGACAAGCTGAAGACCCTCGGCACCGACCACTACGACGCCGCGATCGGCGCGGCCTGGCGCTACGACGGCAACCAGTGGTGGAGCTACGACAACGCCCAGTCGACGACGCGCAAGTCGCAGTACATCGCCGACCTCGGCCTCGGCGGCGGCATGTGGTGGGAGCTCGACGGCGACCGCCAGGGACAGCTCATCGGCACCCTCGCCGACAAGCTGCGCGCGGCCACGGCCGGCCCCGCATCCGACCCGGTCTACACGCCCGGCACGGGCGGGGGCACTGATCCCGGCACGGGTGGCGGCACCGACCCGGGCACCGGCGGCGGCACCGGCGACTGCACCGCGCCCGCGTGGAGCGCGACCGCCGTCTACACCGGCGGCCAGAAGGTCTCGTACGACGGCAAGGAGTACTCGGCCAAGTGGTGGACGCAGGGCAACCAGCCCGGCACGAACGACGTCTGGGCGCTCGCCGGCACCTGCACGACGGGCGGCGGCACCGATCCCGGCACGGGCGGCGGCACCGACCCGGGCACGGGTGGGGTCGCGGCCTGGAGCGCGACGACCGCGTACGTCGCCGGCAGCGTCGTCAGCTACGGCGGTGCGACCTACAAGGCGAAGTGGTGGACCCAGGGCGACACGCCCGGCGCCGCGCAGTGGGGCCCGTGGGAGAAGCAGTGA
- a CDS encoding glycosyl hydrolase family 18 protein, which translates to MRTLSQRARFRAGAIVSGLALIGTLGFAGAAAATAATTACEPAWSSTATYTGGQLASYQNVNYKAKWWTQNNVPGTEQWGPWESQGACGTVNPTPTPTPTPTPTPTPTPTPTPTPTPTPTPTPTPDPGGSPWTTNPDEKCRPDGLYQTPGVNVPYCTVYDEQGREKLPNGLEHRVIGYFTNWRTGQNGQPRYLASDIPWTKLSHINYAFAHIDGQGKVSVNQDVAGNASTKMTWPGVAGAEMDPTLPYQGHFNLLTKYKKQNPGVKALVSVGGWAETGGHFDADGNRVADGGFYALTDSQAKIDAFADSAVQFIRTYGFDGVDIDYEYANSNGKAGSPDDFSFSEPRRAKLWAGYESLMKTLREKLDRAGAADGEHYLLTVAAPASGWLLRGAEMYQVTPYLDYVNIMSYDLHGSWNDYVGGNGPLFDDGKDPELAAGGVYGAYNGIGYLNTDWAYHYFRGAMQPGRINVGVPFYTRGWDGVQGGTNGLYGKAPLPDQTKCPPGTGPTLGGTSKCGNGAVGINNLWHDLDKTGAEVGAGANPIWHVLNLQKGVVGDYTASYGAPTTIAGSYTHHFDSVTKTEWWWNDQTKTFLSGDADQAIGAKADYIAQNGIGGAMIWELAGDYSYNTQKGQYQMGSTLVSLLHDRLAASQPYDAAKANVAMPAKAIDLQVKYSEFALGDNNYPINPKVTFTNNSKTAIPAGSTITFDTATSDTGAMGEQNGWGITKVSSDHTGSNVGGLKGDFHTYTIKVPSGGIPAGGSVFTKLSWRLPMAELSNLRVKIGTETYAALYDLPRGASVVEPGGGSGGGTGGGTGGGGTGTCDAAAWSASSVYTGGQQVSYGGAEYTAKWWTQGETPGSAAVWGEAQAC; encoded by the coding sequence ATGCGCACACTCTCTCAACGCGCCCGCTTCCGTGCGGGCGCGATCGTCTCGGGCCTGGCGCTCATCGGCACCCTCGGGTTCGCCGGCGCCGCAGCCGCGACCGCCGCGACCACCGCGTGCGAGCCCGCCTGGTCGTCGACGGCGACGTACACGGGCGGCCAGCTCGCCTCGTACCAGAACGTGAACTACAAGGCCAAGTGGTGGACGCAGAACAACGTGCCCGGCACCGAGCAGTGGGGCCCGTGGGAGTCGCAGGGCGCCTGCGGCACGGTCAACCCGACGCCGACGCCGACGCCGACGCCGACGCCGACGCCGACCCCGACGCCGACGCCCACGCCGACCCCGACGCCCACGCCGACGCCCACGCCGACCCCGGACCCCGGCGGTAGCCCGTGGACGACGAACCCCGACGAGAAGTGCCGTCCCGACGGGCTCTACCAGACCCCGGGCGTCAACGTGCCCTACTGCACGGTCTACGACGAGCAGGGCCGCGAGAAGCTGCCCAACGGGCTCGAGCACCGCGTCATCGGCTACTTCACGAACTGGCGCACGGGCCAGAACGGCCAGCCGCGGTACCTCGCGAGCGACATCCCGTGGACGAAGCTCAGCCACATCAACTACGCCTTCGCCCACATCGACGGGCAGGGCAAGGTCTCGGTCAACCAGGACGTCGCGGGCAACGCCTCCACGAAGATGACCTGGCCCGGCGTCGCCGGCGCCGAGATGGACCCGACGCTGCCGTACCAGGGGCACTTCAACCTGCTCACGAAGTACAAGAAGCAGAACCCCGGCGTGAAGGCGCTCGTCTCGGTCGGCGGCTGGGCCGAGACCGGCGGCCACTTCGACGCCGACGGCAACCGCGTCGCCGACGGCGGCTTCTACGCGCTCACCGACTCGCAGGCGAAGATCGACGCGTTCGCGGACTCGGCGGTGCAGTTCATCCGCACCTACGGCTTCGACGGCGTCGACATCGACTACGAGTACGCCAACTCGAACGGCAAGGCCGGCAGTCCCGACGACTTCTCGTTCTCGGAGCCGCGTCGCGCGAAGCTCTGGGCCGGCTACGAGTCGCTCATGAAGACACTGCGCGAGAAGCTCGACCGGGCCGGCGCCGCCGACGGCGAGCACTACCTGCTCACGGTCGCAGCACCCGCCTCGGGGTGGCTCCTCCGCGGTGCCGAGATGTACCAGGTGACCCCGTACCTCGACTACGTCAACATCATGAGCTACGACCTGCACGGCTCGTGGAACGACTACGTCGGCGGCAACGGCCCGCTCTTCGACGACGGCAAGGACCCCGAGCTCGCGGCGGGCGGCGTCTACGGCGCCTACAACGGCATCGGGTACCTCAACACCGACTGGGCGTACCACTACTTCCGCGGGGCGATGCAGCCCGGCCGCATCAACGTCGGCGTGCCGTTCTACACCCGCGGCTGGGACGGTGTGCAGGGCGGGACGAACGGGCTCTACGGCAAGGCGCCGCTGCCCGACCAGACGAAGTGCCCGCCCGGCACGGGCCCGACCCTCGGCGGCACCTCGAAGTGCGGCAACGGCGCGGTCGGCATCAACAACCTGTGGCACGACCTCGACAAGACCGGGGCCGAGGTGGGCGCGGGCGCCAACCCGATCTGGCACGTCCTCAACCTGCAGAAGGGCGTCGTCGGCGACTACACGGCGTCGTACGGCGCTCCGACGACGATCGCCGGCTCGTACACGCACCACTTCGACTCGGTGACGAAGACCGAGTGGTGGTGGAACGACCAGACCAAGACGTTCCTCTCGGGTGACGCCGACCAGGCGATCGGCGCGAAGGCCGACTACATCGCCCAGAACGGCATCGGCGGCGCCATGATCTGGGAGCTCGCGGGCGACTACTCGTACAACACCCAGAAGGGCCAGTACCAGATGGGCTCGACCCTCGTCTCGCTGCTGCACGACCGCCTCGCCGCGTCGCAGCCGTACGACGCGGCCAAGGCCAACGTCGCGATGCCCGCGAAGGCGATCGACCTGCAGGTCAAGTACTCGGAGTTCGCCCTCGGCGACAACAACTACCCGATCAACCCCAAGGTGACGTTCACGAACAACTCGAAGACCGCGATCCCCGCCGGATCGACGATCACGTTCGACACCGCGACGAGCGACACCGGGGCGATGGGCGAGCAGAACGGGTGGGGCATCACGAAGGTCTCGAGCGACCACACCGGGTCGAACGTGGGTGGCCTGAAGGGCGACTTCCACACGTACACGATCAAGGTGCCCTCGGGCGGCATCCCCGCCGGCGGCAGCGTCTTCACGAAGCTCAGCTGGCGCCTGCCCATGGCCGAGCTCTCGAACCTGCGCGTGAAGATCGGCACCGAGACGTACGCGGCGCTCTACGACCTGCCCCGTGGGGCGAGCGTCGTCGAGCCCGGCGGCGGCTCGGGCGGCGGCACCGGCGGCGGCACGGGCGGCGGTGGCACGGGCACGTGCGATGCTGCCGCCTGGAGCGCGAGCTCCGTGTATACGGGCGGCCAGCAGGTCAGCTACGGCGGTGCCGAGTACACGGCGAAGTGGTGGACGCAGGGTGAGACGCCCGGCAGCGCCGCGGTCTGGGGCGAAGCGCAGGCCTGCTGA